A window of Ptychodera flava strain L36383 chromosome 1, AS_Pfla_20210202, whole genome shotgun sequence contains these coding sequences:
- the LOC139145562 gene encoding uncharacterized protein, protein MPERCIVRLYERYNQLCPSDRPDGAYYLYPLSKPTTICWYTNRPLGHNALNGTVARMCKQAGIDGYRSNHSLRATAATRLFDANVDEQLICEKTGHRSNAVRSYKRTSDRQQQNISRILQGHVGEPPKKLACIQPTSQSIAKREDAQVSSDSQRQSEVEVRRAAEAFESPPSTSASLPSIISQ, encoded by the exons ATGCCAGAAAGGTGCATTGTTCGTCTCTATGAACGATACAACCAGTTATG TCCGTCCGATCGACCCGACGGTGCATACTACCTATATCCACTCTCCAAACCTACCACTATTTGCTGGTATACCAATCGACCTTTGGGCCATAATGCTTTGAATGGAACAGTTGCACGGATGTGTAAACAAGCGGGAATTGATGGGTATCGCTCTAACCATTCCCTAAGAGCTACTGCTGCAACCAGACTATTTGATGCAAACGTCGACGAGCAACTGATTTGCGAAAAGACGGGTCACCGAAGCAACGCTGTAAGAAGCTATAAGAGAACATCTGATCGACAACAGCAAAACATCAGCAGAATTCTACAAG gACATGTAGGAGAACCACCAAAGAAGCTGGCCTGCATTCAACCGACGAGTCAGAGTATTGCCAAACGCGAAGACGCACAAGTTTCAAGCGACTCGCAACGTCAATCAGAAGTTGAGGTCAGACGAGCTGCCGAAGCATTCGAAAGTCCACCAAGCACATCTGCGTCATTGCCATCAATAATATCAcaataa